Proteins co-encoded in one Sus scrofa isolate TJ Tabasco breed Duroc chromosome 14, Sscrofa11.1, whole genome shotgun sequence genomic window:
- the EMX2 gene encoding homeobox protein EMX2 isoform X2 has translation MFQPAPKRCFTIESLVAKDSPLPASRSEDPIRPAALSYANSSPINPFLNGFHSAAAAAAGRGVYSNPDLVFAEAVSHPPNPAVPVHPVPPPHALAAHPLPSSHSPHPLFASQQRDPSTFYPWLIHRYRYLGHRFQGKSMVSEPKDEVQKAEAGGRRLRFSTKEKRDAPY, from the exons ATGTTCCAGCCGGCGCCCAAGCGCTGCTTCACCATCGAGTCGCTGGTGGCCAAGGACAGTCCCCTGCCCGCCTCGCGCTCCGAGGACCCCATCCGTCCCGCGGCGCTCAGCTACGCCAACTCCAGCCCCATAAACCCGTTCCTCAACGGCTTCCactcggccgccgccgccgccgccggcagGGGCGTCTACTCCAACCCGGACTTGGTGTTCGCTGAGGCGGTCTCGCACCCGCCCAACCCCGCCGTGCCAGTGCACCCGGTGCCGCCGCCGCACGCCCTGGccgcccaccccctgccctcctcGCACTCGCCACACCCCCTCTTCGCCTCGCAGCAGCGGGACCCGTCCACCTTCTACCCCTGGCTCATCCACCGCTACCGATATCTGGGCCACCGCTTCCAAG gtAAAAGTATGGTTTCAGAACCGAAGGACGAAGTTCAAAAGGCAGAAGCTGGAGGAAGAAGGCTCAGAttctcaacaaaagaaaaaagggacgCACCATATTAA
- the EMX2 gene encoding homeobox protein EMX2 isoform X1 translates to MFQPAPKRCFTIESLVAKDSPLPASRSEDPIRPAALSYANSSPINPFLNGFHSAAAAAAGRGVYSNPDLVFAEAVSHPPNPAVPVHPVPPPHALAAHPLPSSHSPHPLFASQQRDPSTFYPWLIHRYRYLGHRFQGNDTSPESFLLHNALARKPKRIRTAFSPSQLLRLEHAFEKNHYVVGAERKQLAHSLSLTETQVKVWFQNRRTKFKRQKLEEEGSDSQQKKKGTHHINRWRIATKQASPEEIDVTSDD, encoded by the exons ATGTTCCAGCCGGCGCCCAAGCGCTGCTTCACCATCGAGTCGCTGGTGGCCAAGGACAGTCCCCTGCCCGCCTCGCGCTCCGAGGACCCCATCCGTCCCGCGGCGCTCAGCTACGCCAACTCCAGCCCCATAAACCCGTTCCTCAACGGCTTCCactcggccgccgccgccgccgccggcagGGGCGTCTACTCCAACCCGGACTTGGTGTTCGCTGAGGCGGTCTCGCACCCGCCCAACCCCGCCGTGCCAGTGCACCCGGTGCCGCCGCCGCACGCCCTGGccgcccaccccctgccctcctcGCACTCGCCACACCCCCTCTTCGCCTCGCAGCAGCGGGACCCGTCCACCTTCTACCCCTGGCTCATCCACCGCTACCGATATCTGGGCCACCGCTTCCAAG GGAATGACACAAGCCCAGAGAGCTTCCTTTTGCACAACGCGCTGGCCCGAAAGCCGAAGCGGATCAGAACCGCCTTTTCCCCGTCCCAGCTTCTGAGGCTGGAACACGCCTTCGAGAAGAACCACTACGTGGTGGGCGCCGAGAGGAAGCAGCTGGCGCATAGCCTCAGCCTCACGGAAACTCAG gtAAAAGTATGGTTTCAGAACCGAAGGACGAAGTTCAAAAGGCAGAAGCTGGAGGAAGAAGGCTCAGAttctcaacaaaagaaaaaagggacgCACCATATTAACCGGTGGAGAATCGCCACTAAGCAGGCGAGTCCGGAGGAAATAGATGTGACCTCAGacgattaa